From the Streptomyces sp. NBC_01216 genome, the window CTGAGAGCCTGTCGGCCGAAGGTCACCCGACAGGCTCTGAGCTGAGACCGAGGCCCGTCGTCCGCGGGTCGTCCCGCACCGGCGGGGCTCCCGCTCCGGCCGGCCGGGGTCGGAACCGATCCTTCCTCAGCCCGGCTGCTCGATCAGCGTCGAGAGGTAGAGCGCCTCACCCAGGCTCTCGACGAGTTCCAGCTGGGTGTCGAGGTAGTCGATGTGGTGCTCCTCGTCGGCCAGGATCTCCTCGAAGAGGTTGGCCGAGGTGATGTCGCCCTTGGCGCGCATGACCTCGATGCCGCGCTTGAGGCGGTCGATCGCCTCCACCTCCACCTGGCGGTCCGCCTGGAACATCTCGGTGACCGTCTGGCCGACACGGACGTGGAAGAGCCGCTGGTAGTTGGGCAGGCCGTCCAGCATCAGGATGCGTTCGGTCAGCTTGTCCGCGTGCTTCATCTCGTCGATGGACTCTTCGCGGGTGTACTTGGCGAGCTTCGTCCAGCCCTTGTTGTCCTGGATGCGGTAGTGCAGCCAGTACTGGTTGACGGCCGTCAGCTCGCCGGTCAGCTGCTCGTTGAGGAACTCGAGGACCTCGGGGTCGCCCTGCATCGCAGAGGCTCCTTCCACGCATGTCTGTGTCGTGACTGGGCAGGATGGCCGCATCCTCGCACCACGCGTGGGAGGCGTCCAGTAAGTACAGGCTTAGTGTGAGTTGCCCGAATCGTGCCGCGGTCGGGGCTTGCCTGGTCATGACCACCCCTCGCGGTCTGTCACCATGGATGACATGGGTCAGCCGGAGAGCGGAGTACGCCGGGAAGCGGCACAGTCGGATCTTCCGCCGGGGCAGCGGCTGCAGCGCGGCTGGCCGGTCACCCACTACGGACCCGTTCCCAAGTTCAAGCCGGACCGCTGGGAGTTCAGGGTCTTCGGCGCGACGGCGGACGGCGACAAGCGCTGCTGGAACCACGAGGAGTTCTCGGCACTCCCCTTCGCCACCACGGTGGCCGATCTGCACTGCGTGACGAAGTTCAGCATGCTGGGGGCCGAATGGGGAGGCGTCCCCGCCCGCACGATCCTCGAACTCGCCCCGCCGGCCGCGAACGTCACGCACGTGATGGTATGGGCCGAGTACGGCTTCAGCGCCAACATGCGCCTCGCCGACTTCGCCTCGGACGGCACGATCTTCGCCACTCACAAGGACGGTGAACTGCTCACCGCCGAGCACGGCTTCCCGCTCCGGCTCGTCGTGCCGCACCTGTACGCCTGGAAGGGCCCGAAGTGGGTCAGGGGCGTGGAGTACATGACCGCCGACCGCCGCGGCTTCTGGGAGGAGCGCGGCTACCACAACATCGGCGACCCGTGGACGGAGCAGCGCTACTCCTACCAGGAGGAGCCGGGGGACGGCCCCGAGCTCTGAGCGGCCCCGGAGCGCCCGGACGCCGCCCGGGTTGCCGGAGGGCGCTCAGGCCCGGAGTTTCTTCAGCAGCTCCACGTCCGCCGCGTGCCCCTCGGGGCCGCCGGGCGTCTCGATGACCAGCGGCACGCCCTCCGTGGCGGGGTGCGCGAGCAGCTTCCGGAACGGCTCCTCGCCGATGTGCCCGGCCCCGATGTTGGCGTGCCGGTCCCTGCGCGCGCCGACGGCCTCCTGGGAGTCGTTCGCGTGGATCAGCCTCAGCCGCCCCTCGCCGACGACGTCCACCAGCCGGTCGAGGGTCCGCGCCATGCCGTGCGGCCCGGTCAGATCGTGTCCGGCGGCGAAGATGTGGCAGGTGTCGAGGCAGATCCCCAGCTTGGGGTGGTGGTCGAGGGCGTCGAAGTAGGGGCCGAAGTCCTCCGCCCGCGAACAGAGCGAGAAACCCTGCCCCGCCGTCGACTCCAGCAGCAGGACCGGGTCGTCCTCGTGCGTCAGCTCGTCCAGCAGCGGCAGCATCCGTTCGCGGACCTGCGCCAGCGCCGTCGCCCTCGGCCGTCCGCCGGTCGCCGAGCCGGTGTGCACCACCACGCCCCGGGCGCCTATCTCACGGCCGCGGCGCAGTGAGTGCCGCAGCGAGTCCACCGACTTGGCGACCGTGGCCTCCGTGTGGGAGCCGAAGTTGATCAGGTACGGGGCGTGCACCCAGGCCGACAGGCCCTCGGCCTCGCACTCCGCGCGGAAGCGTTCGTCCTGGGCGGGACTGCCGAGGGGCGTCGCCCAGCCGCGCGGGTTGGCGACGAAGACCTG encodes:
- the bfr gene encoding bacterioferritin — translated: MQGDPEVLEFLNEQLTGELTAVNQYWLHYRIQDNKGWTKLAKYTREESIDEMKHADKLTERILMLDGLPNYQRLFHVRVGQTVTEMFQADRQVEVEAIDRLKRGIEVMRAKGDITSANLFEEILADEEHHIDYLDTQLELVESLGEALYLSTLIEQPG
- a CDS encoding sulfite oxidase-like oxidoreductase → MGQPESGVRREAAQSDLPPGQRLQRGWPVTHYGPVPKFKPDRWEFRVFGATADGDKRCWNHEEFSALPFATTVADLHCVTKFSMLGAEWGGVPARTILELAPPAANVTHVMVWAEYGFSANMRLADFASDGTIFATHKDGELLTAEHGFPLRLVVPHLYAWKGPKWVRGVEYMTADRRGFWEERGYHNIGDPWTEQRYSYQEEPGDGPEL
- a CDS encoding deoxyribonuclease IV, which translates into the protein MRNPVGGHVPVAGGLATTGLAYARTLGAEAVQVFVANPRGWATPLGSPAQDERFRAECEAEGLSAWVHAPYLINFGSHTEATVAKSVDSLRHSLRRGREIGARGVVVHTGSATGGRPRATALAQVRERMLPLLDELTHEDDPVLLLESTAGQGFSLCSRAEDFGPYFDALDHHPKLGICLDTCHIFAAGHDLTGPHGMARTLDRLVDVVGEGRLRLIHANDSQEAVGARRDRHANIGAGHIGEEPFRKLLAHPATEGVPLVIETPGGPEGHAADVELLKKLRA